GTGTGGTTGGTTatgcttcttcttttcttaGCTGCTTACTGCATTCAACATGGTGTCCATGGCGTGTCCCAAGTGCCTTGCCTTTTTATCCTTGGGGACTCTTTATCTGATAGTGGAAATAACAATGATCTTCCAACCTCTGCAAAATCTAATTACAGACCTTATGGCATCGACTTCCCCGCTGGACCAACTGGAAGATTTACCAATGGCCGAACAGAAATTGACATAATCAGTAAGGGTTGTTTCATTACATTTTCATAGctgttttcagtttttgaatgaacaaaaaaaaaaataacaaacttttCTTTACACTTATGAAGACCTATAAAGTCTCTCTTTTTGCCTTAGCTATTGAGCATTTAAGGTTGCAagcataaattttaaattcaaatctcATGAATTTTAGGGTGTATAATTTTGAGCTGGGATGATGCACTTCCTTCGGTTTAGCCTGCGATTCTTCAGTAGTACTAACAGAATAAAAACTGTATTTGTTTGTCACAGACTAAAGTTCTATAATTGCAGCTCAGCTTCTGGGATTTGAGAATTTCATCCCACCCTTTGCAAACACCAGTGGTTCAGACATACTTAAAGGTGTGAACTATGCATCAGGTGGAGCTGGAATACGCAATGAAACCGGATCACATTCAGTACTAATCAAAGAACTCAATTCTTTCTAGTTTGCTCAAAATCTTCAATTAGTTTACGGTGGAGTGATTGTGTAACAATTCTCATGCATGCTACTATGTTAACGCAATGCAATGCAGGGCGGTTCTATCAGCTTGGGATTACAGTTAGCAAATCACAGAGTCATAGTTTCTGAAATTGCTACCAGATTTGGAAGTCCAGACTTGGCTCGACAATATCTTGAAAAATGCTTGTATTATGTGAACATAGGCAGCAATGATTACATGGGAAATTACTTTAATCCTCAGTTCTACCCAACAAGCCGAATTTATAGCCTTGTGCAGTATACACAAGCTCTAATTGAAGAGTTATCTCTGAATTTACTGGTATCCATTgaagttttctttttcacaaaTGATTGTAATGTGAATGATTATAAATCCTATCATCATACTAATCATATACTTGTTTTTGCATTGTAAGTATTGAATGGTTTTTATGTTTCTAAAGTCATGAAATGCTTTGACTTTttcattcaatacttttttaTAGAGAAATTGTCCCACCCACCGATTgaatatgtaaaattttaaaagtcttATCTACCTTTAGTTTTTATAGGATGATAGTATAAAGTTTTACTCTAACAAGACATAGAAACTGAACTTTTTTTCGTACAAAGTATCTATAAGGTTTATAGGAGGATGTAGTTACTTTATGGAATAATAGTTGTAGCATCTCAGTTGAAGTACACCATGCATGATATGATGATTGAGCTGGGCAATTTGATTTCTATGGACAGGCTTTACATGATCTTGGAGCAAGAAAGTACGTGTTGAATGGGTTAGGCCGTTTCGGATGCACTCCAGGTGTGATGCATTCTCATGGGACAAATGGATCTTGTGTTGAAGAGCAGAATGCTGCTGCACTAGATTTCAATAATGAGCTTAAAACTCTTGTGGATCAATTCAATAACAGGTTCTCTGCTAATTCCAAATTCATCATGATACACACGGCACCAAAGGCCTTTGACACACATGGTAATAAATTTGGTTTTGCGTATTGTTCAATCC
This portion of the Vigna unguiculata cultivar IT97K-499-35 chromosome 6, ASM411807v1, whole genome shotgun sequence genome encodes:
- the LOC114187085 gene encoding GDSL esterase/lipase At1g29670-like is translated as MACEPNVWLVMLLLFLAAYCIQHGVHGVSQVPCLFILGDSLSDSGNNNDLPTSAKSNYRPYGIDFPAGPTGRFTNGRTEIDIITQLLGFENFIPPFANTSGSDILKGVNYASGGAGIRNETGSHSGGSISLGLQLANHRVIVSEIATRFGSPDLARQYLEKCLYYVNIGSNDYMGNYFNPQFYPTSRIYSLVQYTQALIEELSLNLLALHDLGARKYVLNGLGRFGCTPGVMHSHGTNGSCVEEQNAAALDFNNELKTLVDQFNNRFSANSKFIMIHTAPKAFDTHGFLVSDAACCPLGCIPDQKPCNNRSDYVFWDEVHPTEAWNLLNAIPAYESIIDPAFVYPMDIKHLVDWEVKRVLEFPNGATSQLSVTE